In bacterium, a single genomic region encodes these proteins:
- the dcd gene encoding dCTP deaminase yields the protein MILTDAQILSEMEKKRILIEPFRRECLGSNSYDVHLGKHLAVYEDDVLDCKKDNAIRHFEIPEDGFLLLPTKLYLGVTEEYTETHAHVPFLEGKSSIGRLGIDIHATAGKGDVGYCNTWTLEISVRQPVKIYAGMPIGQLIYFEVSGNIEMPYNRKDSAKYNERTVKPISSRMFRNFNPQSNRWK from the coding sequence ATGATCTTAACTGATGCTCAAATACTTTCGGAAATGGAGAAAAAAAGGATCCTTATCGAACCGTTTCGACGTGAATGCCTTGGCTCTAACAGTTATGATGTTCATCTCGGAAAGCATCTCGCTGTATATGAAGACGATGTTCTGGATTGCAAAAAAGATAATGCCATTCGGCATTTTGAAATTCCGGAAGACGGTTTTTTGTTATTGCCTACCAAACTTTATCTGGGCGTGACCGAAGAATACACCGAAACTCACGCTCATGTTCCTTTTTTGGAAGGAAAATCCAGTATTGGAAGATTGGGAATTGATATTCATGCTACAGCTGGAAAGGGCGATGTTGGCTATTGCAATACTTGGACGCTTGAAATTTCGGTCCGCCAGCCGGTAAAAATATATGCCGGAATGCCCATTGGCCAATTAATCTATTTTGAAGTATCCGGCAATATTGAAATGCCATATAACCGAAAAGATTCTGCTAAATACAATGAACGTACTGTGAAACCGATCAGCTCTAGGATGTTCAGGAATTTTAACCCACAATCCAACCGATGGAAGTAA
- a CDS encoding response regulator, which produces MILSRSILIVDDEEKVIDVLKKTFEDDYTVYTSRGGIEGLSQLREHSVQVIITDERMPKMSGMQFLKEAQTINPRTVNIILTAYTDITVAIDAINSGNVYRYIIKPWDTEELRLTVRQAFELYYLQTENKSLTDELLQKNKMLESKIIELKTAQEKLLRTEKFMTIGQLTASIGHELKNPLSRIKSSAAVLQSEINEASDEVRELLRIIDNEVMISTKIINDLLDFSRERQAILNKTNLDKVIDQTLQRLKIPSYITIEKNTGSDIPDLFLDEGQIQQILVNVLLNAIQAMDENGGKLYIRTSVNADKVQLSIKDTGCGMNAEQIKKIFEPLYTTKPKGIGLGMSVVKMLLDKHNAEIKVESRENIGTTVTILFPMQN; this is translated from the coding sequence ATGATACTATCGCGTTCTATTTTAATAGTCGACGACGAAGAAAAAGTCATCGATGTCTTAAAAAAAACTTTCGAAGATGATTATACTGTTTACACTTCACGCGGTGGAATAGAGGGGCTCAGTCAACTTAGAGAACATTCTGTCCAGGTGATTATTACAGATGAACGTATGCCTAAAATGAGCGGGATGCAGTTCTTAAAAGAGGCTCAAACAATCAACCCTCGTACTGTAAATATCATATTAACCGCTTATACGGATATTACCGTCGCTATCGATGCGATCAATAGCGGCAATGTGTACAGGTACATAATAAAACCTTGGGATACCGAGGAATTACGTTTAACTGTTCGTCAGGCTTTTGAATTATATTATCTTCAGACTGAAAATAAATCGTTGACGGACGAACTGCTTCAAAAAAATAAAATGCTGGAAAGTAAAATTATCGAACTCAAAACTGCTCAAGAAAAGTTATTACGCACTGAAAAATTCATGACTATAGGGCAACTCACAGCCAGCATTGGGCACGAGTTAAAAAATCCTCTATCACGGATCAAGTCATCGGCGGCCGTTCTTCAATCGGAAATTAATGAAGCATCGGATGAAGTAAGGGAATTATTGCGAATTATTGATAACGAAGTAATGATTTCGACAAAAATCATTAACGATTTATTGGATTTTTCCCGTGAACGTCAAGCTATTCTAAACAAAACGAATTTGGATAAAGTTATTGATCAAACTTTGCAACGCTTAAAAATCCCGTCATACATCACTATTGAAAAAAATACCGGTAGTGACATACCTGATTTATTTTTGGATGAGGGTCAAATCCAACAAATCTTAGTGAACGTTCTTCTTAATGCAATTCAAGCAATGGACGAAAATGGGGGAAAGCTATATATTCGGACATCTGTCAATGCTGATAAAGTACAATTGTCCATTAAAGATACCGGGTGCGGAATGAATGCCGAGCAGATTAAAAAAATATTTGAACCGCTTTATACGACTAAGCCCAAAGGCATTGGATTGGGAATGTCGGTTGTCAAA
- a CDS encoding response regulator produces MKAETFQKKLEDNAFPWSVFSRNDHSTFVCFPVTSHDSIIGSLNVGRTKPNFSDSELYLIQAYTDLLSLALLIHKFKDDYQALNDKLQAIEKETKESKERFTQTGNNLDACKSMLHHFHEMLNVLNHNSSHISKSILQSLLVISDSMSISLSSLTAGSEFHEKNGMADCKKLIKELSDNLNVDIKSENFFSFLLPVNYDVLLQSLTTILNQLKKSGSIRLSVFVQNNQSHFCMTTGTSAPDYLLQQDCHSIASDIDDPLILTEIIKLRLISAKIKSNKKGDILDLDVAFDIVPHPEQVAMTEQTVAGDNQILIVDDDDALRELLADILESRGYHVIASADGFKALELIQQEKISLVISDFEMPKINGVELAKQIKALKPNLPIAIITGWGNDLKENSSYFDQILAKPFNLTEVLKMVENCLSINPTDRP; encoded by the coding sequence TTGAAAGCAGAAACTTTTCAAAAAAAACTTGAAGATAACGCGTTTCCGTGGTCGGTTTTTTCACGAAACGATCATTCTACTTTTGTATGTTTTCCTGTCACATCGCATGATTCAATAATCGGATCTCTCAATGTTGGCAGAACCAAACCTAATTTTAGCGATTCAGAACTTTATTTGATTCAGGCTTATACCGATTTGTTATCTCTGGCTTTACTCATTCATAAATTTAAAGACGATTATCAAGCCCTCAATGATAAGCTGCAAGCTATTGAAAAAGAAACAAAAGAAAGCAAGGAGCGGTTCACTCAAACCGGTAACAACTTGGATGCGTGTAAATCAATGTTGCACCATTTCCACGAGATGTTAAACGTACTGAATCATAATTCTTCACACATTTCCAAATCTATTCTTCAATCCTTACTGGTTATTTCTGATTCGATGAGTATTTCATTAAGTTCTTTGACTGCAGGGTCAGAGTTTCACGAAAAAAATGGAATGGCTGACTGTAAGAAATTGATCAAGGAACTCAGCGATAATTTGAATGTGGATATTAAATCCGAGAATTTTTTTTCATTTCTTTTACCGGTCAATTATGACGTATTGCTTCAGTCGTTGACAACTATATTAAACCAATTAAAGAAAAGCGGATCAATCAGACTTAGTGTATTCGTTCAAAATAATCAGTCACATTTTTGTATGACTACAGGAACAAGCGCTCCGGATTATTTACTCCAGCAAGATTGTCATTCAATAGCTTCTGACATTGATGATCCGCTCATTCTGACAGAAATTATAAAATTACGTTTAATAAGCGCCAAAATAAAATCGAATAAAAAAGGAGACATCCTTGATTTGGACGTCGCCTTTGACATAGTACCTCATCCGGAACAAGTAGCTATGACGGAACAAACAGTTGCTGGTGATAATCAAATTTTAATTGTCGACGATGATGATGCATTACGTGAATTGCTTGCCGATATTCTGGAATCCAGAGGATATCATGTTATTGCATCGGCGGATGGTTTTAAAGCTCTTGAATTGATACAGCAGGAAAAGATTTCGTTGGTGATTTCTGATTTTGAAATGCCCAAAATTAACGGCGTTGAACTTGCCAAACAGATTAAAGCTCTTAAACCTAATCTTCCAATTGCTATTATTACAGGATGGGGAAATGATTTGAAAGAAAATTCGTCTTATTTTGATCAAATCCTTGCAAAACCATTTAATCTTACCGAAGTGCTAAAAATGGTTGAGAATTGTTTATCGATTAATCCAACGGACCGCCCATGA